Proteins encoded together in one Erinaceus europaeus chromosome 11, mEriEur2.1, whole genome shotgun sequence window:
- the CRTC2 gene encoding CREB-regulated transcription coactivator 2 isoform X3 produces the protein MATSGANGPGSATASASNPRKFSEKIALQKQRQAEETAAFEEVMMDIGSTRLQAQKLRLAYTRSSHYGGSLPNVNQISCGLAEFQSPLHSPLDSSRSTRHHGLVERVQRDPRRMVSPLRRYPRHIDSSPYSPSYLSPPPESGWRRTMPWGNFPAEKGQLFRLPSALNRTSSDSALHTSVMNPNPQDTYPGPAPPSVIPGRRGGFLDGEMDSKGPPVEQNLLDDKHLLKPWDAKKLTSSSSRPRSCEVPGINIFPSPDQPANMPVLPPAMNTGGSLPDLTNLHFPPPLPTPLDPEEAAYPSLSGGSSTSNLTHTMTHLGISGGLGLGPGYDAPASTPGASPRHRRVPLSPLSLPAGPADARRSQQQLPKQFSPTMSPTLSSITQVGSRGLEPESLQQSLRFAPHALNALHYCWTPARCIFERLAPWEHTQGVPLDTSKLPTDQRLPPYPYSPPSLVLPNQPPTPKPLQQPGLSTQACSVQPSGGQPPGRQPHYGTLYPPSSSGHGQQAYHRPMNDFSLGSLEQFSMESTSASLALDPSSFSEGPGFLGGEGPVSGPQDPHPLSHQHLTHYSRHGSGPNIVLTGDSSPGFSKEIAAALAGVPGFEVSAAGLELGLGLEEELRMEPLGLEGLNMLSDPCALLPDPAVEDSFRSDRLQ, from the exons CTACAGGCACAGAAGCTACGACTGGCCTACACACGAAGCTCCCATTATGGCGGTTCCCTGCCCAACGTTAACCAGATTAGCTGTGGCCTGGCCGAGTTCCAG AGCCCCCTCCACTCACCTTTGGATTCATCTCGGAGCACTCGACACCATGGACTGGTGGAGCGGGTACAGCGAGACCCACGGAGAATGGTGTCTCCACTTCGTCGTTACCCCCGTCACAT CGACAGCTCTCCTTACAGCCCTTCCTACTTGTCTCCTCCCCCGGAGTCCGGCTGGCGGAG GACGATGCCATGGGGCAATTTCCCTGCAGAGAAGGGACAGTTGTTTCGACTACCATCTGCACTTAAcag GACAAGCTCTGACTCTGCCCTTCATACAAGTGTGATGAACCCCAATCCTCAGGACACTTACCCGGGACCTGCCCCTCCCAGTGTGATCCCTGGCCGCCGTGGAG GTTTTCTGGATGGTGAAATGGACTCCAAAG GCCCTCCAGTTGAGCAGAACTTGCTAGATGACAAACACTTGCTGAAGCCATGGGATGCTAAGAAG CTGACCTCGTCCTCCTCCCGACCTCGGTCCTGTGAAGTCCCTGGAATTAA CATCTTTCCTTCTCCCGACCAGCCTGCCAATATGCCTGTCCTCCCGCCAGCCATGAACACAGGAGGCTCTCTCCCTGACCTCACCAACCTGCACTTCCCCCCTCCACTACCTACCCCCCTGGACCCTGAGGAGGCTGCCTACCCTAGCCTGAGTGGGGGCAGCAGCACCTCCAACTTGACCCACACCATGACCCACTTGGGCATCAGtgggggcctgggcctgggcccagGCTATGATGCACCAG CTTCCACCCCTGGGGCCTCCCCTCGACACCGCCGTGTGCCCCTCAGCCCCCTGAGTTTGCCCGCGGGCCCAGCCGACGCCAGAAGGTCCCAACAGCAGCTGCCCAAACAGTTTTCGCCAACAATGTCACCCACCTTGTCTTCCATCACTCAG gtggggagccggggcctcgaaccagaatccttacaacagtccttgcgcttcgcgccacatgcacttaatgcgctgcactactgctggactcccgcgAGATGCATTTTTGAGCGCCTAGCCCCATGGGAACATACTCAG GGCGTCCCCCTGGACACCAGTAAACTGCCCACTGACCAGCGATTGCCTCCATACCCATACAGCCCTCCAAGTCTGGTTCTCCCCAACCAGCCTCCCACCCCCAAACCTCTCCAGCAGCCTGGGCTGTCCACTCAGGCCTGCTCAGTGCAGCCCTCAGGCGGACAGCCCCCAGGCCGGCAGCCGCACTATGGAACACTGTACCCACCCAGCTCCAGCGGGCACGGGCAGCAGGCTTACCATCGGCCCATGAATGACTTCAGCCTGGGTAGT CTGGAGCAGTTCAGCATGGAGAGCACATCAGCCAGCCTGGCGCTGGATCCCTCCAGCTTttctgaaggacctgggtttttaGGGGGTGAGGGACCAGTAAGtggcccccaggacccccatcccCTCAGCCACCAGCACTTGACCCACTACTCCCGCCATGGCTCAGGGCCAAACATCGTCCTCACAG GAGATTCCTCCCCAGGTTTCTCCAAGGAGATTGCAGCAGCCCTAGCTGGCGTGCCTGGCTTTGAGGTATCAGCAGCTGGCttggagctggggctggggctggaggaaGAGCTGCGCATGGAGCCACTGGGCCTGGAGGGCCTCAACATGCTGAGTGACCCCTGTGCCCTGCTGCCCGACCCTGCCGTGGAGGATTCATTTCGCAGTGACCGGCTGCAGTGA
- the CRTC2 gene encoding CREB-regulated transcription coactivator 2 isoform X1, whose protein sequence is MATSGANGPGSATASASNPRKFSEKIALQKQRQAEETAAFEEVMMDIGSTRLQAQKLRLAYTRSSHYGGSLPNVNQISCGLAEFQSPLHSPLDSSRSTRHHGLVERVQRDPRRMVSPLRRYPRHIDSSPYSPSYLSPPPESGWRRTMPWGNFPAEKGQLFRLPSALNRTSSDSALHTSVMNPNPQDTYPGPAPPSVIPGRRGGFLDGEMDSKGPPVEQNLLDDKHLLKPWDAKKLTSSSSRPRSCEVPGINIFPSPDQPANMPVLPPAMNTGGSLPDLTNLHFPPPLPTPLDPEEAAYPSLSGGSSTSNLTHTMTHLGISGGLGLGPGYDAPGLHSPLSHPSLQSSLSNPNLQASLSSPQPQLQGSHSHPSLPASSLARHALPATSLGHPSLSAPALSSSSSSSSTSSPVLGVPPYSASTPGASPRHRRVPLSPLSLPAGPADARRSQQQLPKQFSPTMSPTLSSITQVGSRGLEPESLQQSLRFAPHALNALHYCWTPARCIFERLAPWEHTQGVPLDTSKLPTDQRLPPYPYSPPSLVLPNQPPTPKPLQQPGLSTQACSVQPSGGQPPGRQPHYGTLYPPSSSGHGQQAYHRPMNDFSLGSLEQFSMESTSASLALDPSSFSEGPGFLGGEGPVSGPQDPHPLSHQHLTHYSRHGSGPNIVLTGDSSPGFSKEIAAALAGVPGFEVSAAGLELGLGLEEELRMEPLGLEGLNMLSDPCALLPDPAVEDSFRSDRLQ, encoded by the exons CTACAGGCACAGAAGCTACGACTGGCCTACACACGAAGCTCCCATTATGGCGGTTCCCTGCCCAACGTTAACCAGATTAGCTGTGGCCTGGCCGAGTTCCAG AGCCCCCTCCACTCACCTTTGGATTCATCTCGGAGCACTCGACACCATGGACTGGTGGAGCGGGTACAGCGAGACCCACGGAGAATGGTGTCTCCACTTCGTCGTTACCCCCGTCACAT CGACAGCTCTCCTTACAGCCCTTCCTACTTGTCTCCTCCCCCGGAGTCCGGCTGGCGGAG GACGATGCCATGGGGCAATTTCCCTGCAGAGAAGGGACAGTTGTTTCGACTACCATCTGCACTTAAcag GACAAGCTCTGACTCTGCCCTTCATACAAGTGTGATGAACCCCAATCCTCAGGACACTTACCCGGGACCTGCCCCTCCCAGTGTGATCCCTGGCCGCCGTGGAG GTTTTCTGGATGGTGAAATGGACTCCAAAG GCCCTCCAGTTGAGCAGAACTTGCTAGATGACAAACACTTGCTGAAGCCATGGGATGCTAAGAAG CTGACCTCGTCCTCCTCCCGACCTCGGTCCTGTGAAGTCCCTGGAATTAA CATCTTTCCTTCTCCCGACCAGCCTGCCAATATGCCTGTCCTCCCGCCAGCCATGAACACAGGAGGCTCTCTCCCTGACCTCACCAACCTGCACTTCCCCCCTCCACTACCTACCCCCCTGGACCCTGAGGAGGCTGCCTACCCTAGCCTGAGTGGGGGCAGCAGCACCTCCAACTTGACCCACACCATGACCCACTTGGGCATCAGtgggggcctgggcctgggcccagGCTATGATGCACCAG GACTTCATTCACCTCTCAGCCATCCATCCTTGCAGTCCTCCCTAAGCAATCCCAACCTCCAGGCTTCCCTGAGCAGTCCTCAGCCCCAGCTGCAGGGTTCCCACAGTCACCCCTCACTGCCTGCCTCGTCTTTGGCCCGCCACGCACTGCCTGCCACCTCCCTGGGTCACCCCTCGCTCAGTGCCCcagctctctcctcctcctcctcctcctcctccacttcatcTCCCGTGCTGGGTGTCCCTCCCTACTCAGCTTCCACCCCTGGGGCCTCCCCTCGACACCGCCGTGTGCCCCTCAGCCCCCTGAGTTTGCCCGCGGGCCCAGCCGACGCCAGAAGGTCCCAACAGCAGCTGCCCAAACAGTTTTCGCCAACAATGTCACCCACCTTGTCTTCCATCACTCAG gtggggagccggggcctcgaaccagaatccttacaacagtccttgcgcttcgcgccacatgcacttaatgcgctgcactactgctggactcccgcgAGATGCATTTTTGAGCGCCTAGCCCCATGGGAACATACTCAG GGCGTCCCCCTGGACACCAGTAAACTGCCCACTGACCAGCGATTGCCTCCATACCCATACAGCCCTCCAAGTCTGGTTCTCCCCAACCAGCCTCCCACCCCCAAACCTCTCCAGCAGCCTGGGCTGTCCACTCAGGCCTGCTCAGTGCAGCCCTCAGGCGGACAGCCCCCAGGCCGGCAGCCGCACTATGGAACACTGTACCCACCCAGCTCCAGCGGGCACGGGCAGCAGGCTTACCATCGGCCCATGAATGACTTCAGCCTGGGTAGT CTGGAGCAGTTCAGCATGGAGAGCACATCAGCCAGCCTGGCGCTGGATCCCTCCAGCTTttctgaaggacctgggtttttaGGGGGTGAGGGACCAGTAAGtggcccccaggacccccatcccCTCAGCCACCAGCACTTGACCCACTACTCCCGCCATGGCTCAGGGCCAAACATCGTCCTCACAG GAGATTCCTCCCCAGGTTTCTCCAAGGAGATTGCAGCAGCCCTAGCTGGCGTGCCTGGCTTTGAGGTATCAGCAGCTGGCttggagctggggctggggctggaggaaGAGCTGCGCATGGAGCCACTGGGCCTGGAGGGCCTCAACATGCTGAGTGACCCCTGTGCCCTGCTGCCCGACCCTGCCGTGGAGGATTCATTTCGCAGTGACCGGCTGCAGTGA
- the CRTC2 gene encoding CREB-regulated transcription coactivator 2 isoform X4, whose translation MATSGANGPGSATASASNPRKFSEKIALQKQRQAEETAAFEEVMMDIGSTRLQAQKLRLAYTRSSHYGGSLPNVNQISCGLAEFQSPLHSPLDSSRSTRHHGLVERVQRDPRRMVSPLRRYPRHIDSSPYSPSYLSPPPESGWRRTMPWGNFPAEKGQLFRLPSALNRTSSDSALHTSVMNPNPQDTYPGPAPPSVIPGRRGGFLDGEMDSKGPPVEQNLLDDKHLLKPWDAKKLTSSSSRPRSCEVPGINIFPSPDQPANMPVLPPAMNTGGSLPDLTNLHFPPPLPTPLDPEEAAYPSLSGGSSTSNLTHTMTHLGISGGLGLGPGYDAPGLHSPLSHPSLQSSLSNPNLQASLSSPQPQLQGSHSHPSLPASSLARHALPATSLGHPSLSAPALSSSSSSSSTSSPVLGVPPYSASTPGASPRHRRVPLSPLSLPAGPADARRSQQQLPKQFSPTMSPTLSSITQLEQFSMESTSASLALDPSSFSEGPGFLGGEGPVSGPQDPHPLSHQHLTHYSRHGSGPNIVLTGDSSPGFSKEIAAALAGVPGFEVSAAGLELGLGLEEELRMEPLGLEGLNMLSDPCALLPDPAVEDSFRSDRLQ comes from the exons CTACAGGCACAGAAGCTACGACTGGCCTACACACGAAGCTCCCATTATGGCGGTTCCCTGCCCAACGTTAACCAGATTAGCTGTGGCCTGGCCGAGTTCCAG AGCCCCCTCCACTCACCTTTGGATTCATCTCGGAGCACTCGACACCATGGACTGGTGGAGCGGGTACAGCGAGACCCACGGAGAATGGTGTCTCCACTTCGTCGTTACCCCCGTCACAT CGACAGCTCTCCTTACAGCCCTTCCTACTTGTCTCCTCCCCCGGAGTCCGGCTGGCGGAG GACGATGCCATGGGGCAATTTCCCTGCAGAGAAGGGACAGTTGTTTCGACTACCATCTGCACTTAAcag GACAAGCTCTGACTCTGCCCTTCATACAAGTGTGATGAACCCCAATCCTCAGGACACTTACCCGGGACCTGCCCCTCCCAGTGTGATCCCTGGCCGCCGTGGAG GTTTTCTGGATGGTGAAATGGACTCCAAAG GCCCTCCAGTTGAGCAGAACTTGCTAGATGACAAACACTTGCTGAAGCCATGGGATGCTAAGAAG CTGACCTCGTCCTCCTCCCGACCTCGGTCCTGTGAAGTCCCTGGAATTAA CATCTTTCCTTCTCCCGACCAGCCTGCCAATATGCCTGTCCTCCCGCCAGCCATGAACACAGGAGGCTCTCTCCCTGACCTCACCAACCTGCACTTCCCCCCTCCACTACCTACCCCCCTGGACCCTGAGGAGGCTGCCTACCCTAGCCTGAGTGGGGGCAGCAGCACCTCCAACTTGACCCACACCATGACCCACTTGGGCATCAGtgggggcctgggcctgggcccagGCTATGATGCACCAG GACTTCATTCACCTCTCAGCCATCCATCCTTGCAGTCCTCCCTAAGCAATCCCAACCTCCAGGCTTCCCTGAGCAGTCCTCAGCCCCAGCTGCAGGGTTCCCACAGTCACCCCTCACTGCCTGCCTCGTCTTTGGCCCGCCACGCACTGCCTGCCACCTCCCTGGGTCACCCCTCGCTCAGTGCCCcagctctctcctcctcctcctcctcctcctccacttcatcTCCCGTGCTGGGTGTCCCTCCCTACTCAGCTTCCACCCCTGGGGCCTCCCCTCGACACCGCCGTGTGCCCCTCAGCCCCCTGAGTTTGCCCGCGGGCCCAGCCGACGCCAGAAGGTCCCAACAGCAGCTGCCCAAACAGTTTTCGCCAACAATGTCACCCACCTTGTCTTCCATCACTCAG CTGGAGCAGTTCAGCATGGAGAGCACATCAGCCAGCCTGGCGCTGGATCCCTCCAGCTTttctgaaggacctgggtttttaGGGGGTGAGGGACCAGTAAGtggcccccaggacccccatcccCTCAGCCACCAGCACTTGACCCACTACTCCCGCCATGGCTCAGGGCCAAACATCGTCCTCACAG GAGATTCCTCCCCAGGTTTCTCCAAGGAGATTGCAGCAGCCCTAGCTGGCGTGCCTGGCTTTGAGGTATCAGCAGCTGGCttggagctggggctggggctggaggaaGAGCTGCGCATGGAGCCACTGGGCCTGGAGGGCCTCAACATGCTGAGTGACCCCTGTGCCCTGCTGCCCGACCCTGCCGTGGAGGATTCATTTCGCAGTGACCGGCTGCAGTGA
- the CRTC2 gene encoding CREB-regulated transcription coactivator 2 isoform X2 codes for MATSGANGPGSATASASNPRKFSEKIALQKQRQAEETAAFEEVMMDIGSTRLQAQKLRLAYTRSSHYGGSLPNVNQISCGLAEFQSPLHSPLDSSRSTRHHGLVERVQRDPRRMVSPLRRYPRHIDSSPYSPSYLSPPPESGWRRTMPWGNFPAEKGQLFRLPSALNRTSSDSALHTSVMNPNPQDTYPGPAPPSVIPGRRGGFLDGEMDSKGPPVEQNLLDDKHLLKPWDAKKLTSSSSRPRSCEVPGINIFPSPDQPANMPVLPPAMNTGGSLPDLTNLHFPPPLPTPLDPEEAAYPSLSGGSSTSNLTHTMTHLGISGGLGLGPGYDAPGLHSPLSHPSLQSSLSNPNLQASLSSPQPQLQGSHSHPSLPASSLARHALPATSLGHPSLSAPALSSSSSSSSTSSPVLGVPPYSASTPGASPRHRRVPLSPLSLPAGPADARRSQQQLPKQFSPTMSPTLSSITQGVPLDTSKLPTDQRLPPYPYSPPSLVLPNQPPTPKPLQQPGLSTQACSVQPSGGQPPGRQPHYGTLYPPSSSGHGQQAYHRPMNDFSLGSLEQFSMESTSASLALDPSSFSEGPGFLGGEGPVSGPQDPHPLSHQHLTHYSRHGSGPNIVLTGDSSPGFSKEIAAALAGVPGFEVSAAGLELGLGLEEELRMEPLGLEGLNMLSDPCALLPDPAVEDSFRSDRLQ; via the exons CTACAGGCACAGAAGCTACGACTGGCCTACACACGAAGCTCCCATTATGGCGGTTCCCTGCCCAACGTTAACCAGATTAGCTGTGGCCTGGCCGAGTTCCAG AGCCCCCTCCACTCACCTTTGGATTCATCTCGGAGCACTCGACACCATGGACTGGTGGAGCGGGTACAGCGAGACCCACGGAGAATGGTGTCTCCACTTCGTCGTTACCCCCGTCACAT CGACAGCTCTCCTTACAGCCCTTCCTACTTGTCTCCTCCCCCGGAGTCCGGCTGGCGGAG GACGATGCCATGGGGCAATTTCCCTGCAGAGAAGGGACAGTTGTTTCGACTACCATCTGCACTTAAcag GACAAGCTCTGACTCTGCCCTTCATACAAGTGTGATGAACCCCAATCCTCAGGACACTTACCCGGGACCTGCCCCTCCCAGTGTGATCCCTGGCCGCCGTGGAG GTTTTCTGGATGGTGAAATGGACTCCAAAG GCCCTCCAGTTGAGCAGAACTTGCTAGATGACAAACACTTGCTGAAGCCATGGGATGCTAAGAAG CTGACCTCGTCCTCCTCCCGACCTCGGTCCTGTGAAGTCCCTGGAATTAA CATCTTTCCTTCTCCCGACCAGCCTGCCAATATGCCTGTCCTCCCGCCAGCCATGAACACAGGAGGCTCTCTCCCTGACCTCACCAACCTGCACTTCCCCCCTCCACTACCTACCCCCCTGGACCCTGAGGAGGCTGCCTACCCTAGCCTGAGTGGGGGCAGCAGCACCTCCAACTTGACCCACACCATGACCCACTTGGGCATCAGtgggggcctgggcctgggcccagGCTATGATGCACCAG GACTTCATTCACCTCTCAGCCATCCATCCTTGCAGTCCTCCCTAAGCAATCCCAACCTCCAGGCTTCCCTGAGCAGTCCTCAGCCCCAGCTGCAGGGTTCCCACAGTCACCCCTCACTGCCTGCCTCGTCTTTGGCCCGCCACGCACTGCCTGCCACCTCCCTGGGTCACCCCTCGCTCAGTGCCCcagctctctcctcctcctcctcctcctcctccacttcatcTCCCGTGCTGGGTGTCCCTCCCTACTCAGCTTCCACCCCTGGGGCCTCCCCTCGACACCGCCGTGTGCCCCTCAGCCCCCTGAGTTTGCCCGCGGGCCCAGCCGACGCCAGAAGGTCCCAACAGCAGCTGCCCAAACAGTTTTCGCCAACAATGTCACCCACCTTGTCTTCCATCACTCAG GGCGTCCCCCTGGACACCAGTAAACTGCCCACTGACCAGCGATTGCCTCCATACCCATACAGCCCTCCAAGTCTGGTTCTCCCCAACCAGCCTCCCACCCCCAAACCTCTCCAGCAGCCTGGGCTGTCCACTCAGGCCTGCTCAGTGCAGCCCTCAGGCGGACAGCCCCCAGGCCGGCAGCCGCACTATGGAACACTGTACCCACCCAGCTCCAGCGGGCACGGGCAGCAGGCTTACCATCGGCCCATGAATGACTTCAGCCTGGGTAGT CTGGAGCAGTTCAGCATGGAGAGCACATCAGCCAGCCTGGCGCTGGATCCCTCCAGCTTttctgaaggacctgggtttttaGGGGGTGAGGGACCAGTAAGtggcccccaggacccccatcccCTCAGCCACCAGCACTTGACCCACTACTCCCGCCATGGCTCAGGGCCAAACATCGTCCTCACAG GAGATTCCTCCCCAGGTTTCTCCAAGGAGATTGCAGCAGCCCTAGCTGGCGTGCCTGGCTTTGAGGTATCAGCAGCTGGCttggagctggggctggggctggaggaaGAGCTGCGCATGGAGCCACTGGGCCTGGAGGGCCTCAACATGCTGAGTGACCCCTGTGCCCTGCTGCCCGACCCTGCCGTGGAGGATTCATTTCGCAGTGACCGGCTGCAGTGA